Proteins encoded by one window of Cloeon dipterum chromosome 2, ieCloDipt1.1, whole genome shotgun sequence:
- the LOC135937347 gene encoding uncharacterized protein LOC135937347, translated as MLNLKRIHQLSSSNMQQNDEIEDDPPPPSPPNSEPIDIHIEDEEEEREEAESNVTEEAEAGAQSHGCIVKKYFRRDANDKGLYYCLKCPGAKKVRGSNTSNLWHHLEKHHFPIYIKHHSRQKLKEGKKKNQKRTNTASTSSSTSSYNEVEHASENGPKKMKQATILQSFALSKKATESKLSELAMAVLENCEFASVRLFDSPHFKAILECACPAFSSFTSSEDVSNKYF; from the exons atgctgaatttaaaaagaattcacCAGCTATCCTCAAGCAATATGCAACAGAACGATGAAATAGAAGACgatccgccgccgccatcaCCACCAAATTCGGAACCAATAGATATCCACATAGAG gATGAGGAGGAAGAGCGGGAAGAAGCAGAATCGAATGTGACTGAGGAGGCTGAGGCTGGTGCGCAAAGCCATGGCTGCATAGTAAAGAAATACTTCAGACGTGATGCAAATGATAAAGGGCTATACTATTGTCTGAAATGCCCCGGCGCTAAGAAAGTAAGAGGAAGCAATACAAGCAATTTATGGCACCACCTGGAAAAACACCACTTTCCAATCTACATTAAACATCATTCAAGACAGAAACTAAAGGAGGGTAAAAAAAaa AACCAGAAAAGAACAAACACTGcaagcaccagcagcagcaccagcagctaTAATGAAGTAGAACATGCAAGCGAAAATGGGCctaagaaaatgaaacaagCTACAATTTTGCAGTCTTTCG CTCTCAGCAAGAAAGCCACTGAATCTAAACTATCTGAGTTAGCCATGGCTGTTCTGGAAAATTGCGAATTCGCTAGCGTTCGGCTGTTTGATAGCCCACATTTCAAGGCCATTCTTGAGTGCGCTTGTCCAGCATTCA
- the LOC135937348 gene encoding uncharacterized protein LOC135937348: MSATNHSGWLVLVLNSKEKLEMLIEIFKGKELKEGKSLQELLATRLLYSESNDEQLLFNSTLQFLLDFPDFPRSFVKLHFSIESGNFPSLRMYKLDETICLDRIVEIVVSKNLVCLLSSVAGSGKTTVLREIAFQLRKENTELKIVHISLASISNELMKKSHSNEFEFLAESTNRSLEDVNNWISSKKFVVLIDGFDEIYFKYQNKMLRLIESLSKNMVPVMIGTRPHKAALIKKAVKNAVILKIEPLKKNQQIEFLKLETGKSEDDCKSFIEKFPKKDILQNPLHLSLVAQSGGRGNLYQIYEQVVRLKVEMCLKNRVGLDATHNQFEIETDSAMSFLQRIAFCYLGQAKRFGREGRIEDMEKLNGYGVAMFQNDRIIFLHETFAEFLAARKFVHDVEEANGLFKPSNFFDEEKTIFEDECDFRECWKFVDMYYSTIQRDAQKVNLHKNALLHAVKSNPDAFLEFVVFENLRSMYSMIKSLMTFKKTKNGDSIYCRKDSLLLNYVIKNAEDIAVHFVETDMIEGEDPLLKILPNLLKRVAECNATLFFKKLKDKFPILPQLIGSKLSRRHRRRAAMEAARLGNEQILDMLLQSGVETDRDRRL, encoded by the exons atgtctgCAACGAACCATAGTGGCTGGCTTGTCCTAGTTTTGAACAGCAAAG aaaaactggaaatgcTGATTGAAATCTTCAAAGGTAAAGAGCTGAAGGAAGGTAAAAGTTTGCAAGAACTGCTCGCAACTCGTCTGCTTTATTCAGAATCAAATGACGAACAATTGTTGTTCAACTCGACACTTCAGTTTCTTCTTGACTTTCCCGATTTTCCAAGGTCGTTTGTAAAACTTCATTTCTCAATAGAATCTGGAAACTTCCCATCTCTCAGAATGTACAAACTGGATGAAACAATCTGCTTGGACAGAATAGTTGAAATTGTAGTGTCCAAAAATCTTGTCTGTCTTTTAAGTTCAGTTGCTGGTTCAGGAAAAACGACTGTCCTTAGAGAAATTGCTTTCCAGCTCAGGAAAGAAAACACTGAACTGAAAATAGTACATATTTCCCTTGCAAGCATCTCAAAcgaattgatgaaaaaaagCCATTCGAATGAATTCGAATTTCTCGCCGAATCAACAAACCGTTCACTAGAAGACGTAAATAACTGGATTTCAAGCaagaaattcgtcgttttgATCGATGGTTTTGACGAAATCTACTTTAAgtaccaaaacaaaatgctgAGATTAATCGAATCATTGAGCAAAAATATGGTGCCAGTTATGATTGGAACGAGACCTCACAAAGCtgcattgattaaaaaagccgtgaaaaatgcagtgatattaaaaattgagccattgaagaaaaatcagcaaataGAGTTTTTAAAACTGGAGACTGGAAAGAGTGAAGATGATTGCAAATCattcatagaaaaatttccaaaaaaggaCATTTTACAAAACCCTCTGCACCTCTCTTTAGTCGCGCAAAGCGGAGGCAGAGGAAATTTGTACCAAATTTACGAGCAGGTTGTGCGGCTCAAGGTGGAAATGTGTTTGAAAAATCGAGTAGGGCTTGACGCAACCCACAAccagtttgaaattgaaaccgATTCAGCAATGAGCTTTCTCCAAAGGATAGCGTTTTGCTATCTAGGCCAAGCTAAACGTTTCGGCCGAGAAGGAAGAATAGAggacatggaaaaattaaatggctaCGGTGTCGCCATGTTTCAAAATGACAGGATCATTTTCTTGCACGAAACATTCGCGGAGTTCTTAGCTGCCCGAAAATTCGTGCATGACGTTGAGGAGGCTAACGGGCTCTTCAAGCCAAGCAACTTCTTCGATGAGGAGAAAACCATATTCGAAGACGAATGCGATTTCAGGGAGTGTTGGAAGTTTGTTGATATGTACTACTCCACGATACAGCGTGATGCACAAAAAGTAAACCTGCACAAAAATGCACTTTTACATGCAGTGAAATCCAATCCAgatgcgttcttggagtttGTCGTGTTTGAGAATCTGAGATCCATGTACTCTATGATAAAATCTTTGATGacctttaaaaaaaccaaaaatggtGATTCGATTTACTGCAGAAAGGATTCGCTTTTGTTGAATTACGTGATAAAGAACGCTGAGGACATCGCTGTTCATTTTGTGGAAACAGACATGATCGAAGGCGAAGATCCTTTGCTTAAAATTCTGCCTAACTTGTTGAAGAGAGTTGCTGAATGCAACGCAACTCTCTTCTTTAAGAAGCTCAAAGATAAGTTCCCCATTTTACCCCAGCTGATCGGATCTAAATTGTCTAGAAGACATAGAAGACGCGCGGCAATGGAAGCAGCTAGGCTGGGAAACGAACAAATCCTTGACATGCTTCTGCAAAGTGGCGTTGAAACCGATAGGGATCG cCGGTTATAG